In a genomic window of Thermoproteus tenax Kra 1:
- a CDS encoding acyl-CoA thioesterase: protein MPFEAKFYIYWSQTDAAGIAHFSEFFSLVEHAEEELYRAKGVLDAHGRMPRVEAYAVFKSPLRRGDLARVVLRPLEVKEKAVKYGFEIYNETTGALSATGHIVAVCVENEGGRLKSTRCPQELLDAWRSVE, encoded by the coding sequence ATGCCTTTTGAGGCCAAGTTCTACATCTATTGGTCTCAGACAGACGCGGCTGGGATAGCCCACTTCTCGGAGTTCTTCAGCCTGGTGGAGCACGCCGAGGAGGAGCTCTACAGAGCCAAGGGCGTCTTGGACGCCCACGGCCGGATGCCGAGGGTGGAGGCCTACGCAGTGTTTAAATCGCCGTTGAGGAGGGGGGATCTTGCGAGGGTCGTGTTGAGGCCTCTGGAGGTTAAAGAAAAGGCCGTCAAATACGGCTTTGAGATATACAACGAGACGACCGGCGCCCTATCGGCGACTGGCCACATAGTGGCTGTGTGCGTTGAGAACGAGGGAGGAAGGCTCAAGTCAACTAGGTGCCCCCAAGAGCTGTTGGATGCATGGCGAAGCGTAGAGTAA